TTATCTTAAGGATCCAAGTCGTACGATTTATAATTTCAAACGTGATTGTATTCAAAATTCGCTTTATGGTGTGGACATTGACCGGGTGCTGTTGAAATCGCCAAGCTTCGTTTGTGGCTGTCGCTTGTTGTGGATGAGGACGACATTAAGCAGATTAAGCCGTTACCAAATTTGGACTACAAGATAATGCAGGGCAATAGCTTGTCGGAAGAGTTTGAGGGTGTAAAGCTGTTTGATGACAAGCTAATTTTTGCTGTTAATTTCGATAAGGAAAAACAGGTTGAAGATCTCAAGGAAAAACAGAACACTCTATCGAGTGAGTATATTAAACTTCATCAGGATAATAAACTGACCAATATAAGGAAAGAGGAGATAAAAGTAGAACTAAAGAAAATAAATAATCAGATTAAGAGCCTCAACCAGTCTGGGAAGAAGGCTCATGACGATACTGGGTTGTTTGATGTTTTCAGCAATGCAAAGAAGAAAGCGGACGAGTTAAAGCGCCTGCATAAAGAATTCTTTGAGACGACCCAAAAGAAGGATGATCTTAAGAAACAGATTGAAAAGCTCGAATGGGATCTTATTGAGGCTACCCTTAAGGAACAAGGGAAAAATTCAGAGCTTAAAAAACTTGAGGAGTTTAAGAAGACAAATACAAAACCTTTTTTTCTTTGGAAGCTCCACTTTGCCGATGTATTTGAAGAGAAGGGCGGTTTCGATGTTGTAATTGCGAATCCACCGTATATTAAAGAAGATGTGAATAGACATGCCTTTGACGGGCTGAGAAAGTCGGATTGTTATCAGGGTAAAATGGACATATGGTATTTGTTTGGTTCTGAAGGGTTGGATATTTTGAGAAATCATGGGGTAATGACATTTATTGCTACAAATAATTGGGTTACGAACGATGGTGCATCTAAGTTTAGAAATAAAATAATTAAGTATGGCCGTATTATTGATTTTATTGATTTTGGAGATTATAAAATTTTTTCTGCGGGAATCCAAACAATGGTTTTTGTAGTTCTTAAGGATAACGAATCACCAGAATATGATTTGAAGTATGCCAAGCTACTTGATAATAATGCCGACGGAACGTTGTTAACAAGTTTTTTAAATGAACCCCATGAATTATTAAATCATCGATTTGAGAAATTTAAAGTTTCAATTAGAAGATCCTCCTATTTAGAAGGTTATATTAAATTTATCCACCCCACCATTGGCAGGATATTAGATAGGATAAAGAGTGCAGGTTGTTTTAATTTAATGGATCACGAAATATTTAGTGGGATTGATGTAATGCAGGATTTTGTCGCCAAATCACATTTGGAAAAGCTGAATGGAAAAATTGGTGTTGGTGATGGTGTTTTTGTCTTAAGTGAAATAGAAAAAACACGAATCAAATGGAGCAACAAGGAATTAAATTTAATAAAACCATATTATACGACTCGGGAAATCGCAAGATATTATGCCAATAAATCCAATAGGCATTGGATTGTTTATACCGGGGCTGACGCTAACGATAAAATTAGCCTTTATCCAAATATAAAAAAACACTTAGATAAATTTAAAAAAATAATTACATCTGTAAATAAACCATATGGTTTACACAGAACCCGTGATGAAGAAAATTTTCTTGGTCAAAAAATATTTTCTATTCGTAAATGTGCAATACCATCCTTTTCCTTGGTAAATTTTCCGTGCTATGTGTCTAGGGCATTCTTGATTATTAAGACAAACAGAATTGATTTTAAATATCTCCTGGCGATCTTGAATTCTAAAGTCACTGTTTTTTGGTTACTGCATAAGGGGAAGCTCCAAGGAAATCAATTTCAGGTAGATAAGGTACCATTGATGGATATCCCAATAGTATGCGGTCAACCTTCTAATCAAAAGCCCATAATTGATCTTGCGGATAAGATTTTATCATTGGCTCAGGATAACAAACAGACGCAAGATAAAATAAAAGAATACGAGCGTCAAATTGATCAAATGGTCTATGCGCTTTATGGCCTGACGGACGAGGAGATTAAGATCGTTGAGGAAAGTGTGGGTAAATGATAATAAAGATGGAAGAAGATACAAGATACCAGAAAGCGATACAAAGAAATATTGATTCGATTTTTCATGCTTTGTGGGAGTGGAAAACGATAGAAGCCTTTGAGCAATATGTAGAAGGAAAAAGGATCTATGTTTTAGGCCAAAATTTTTTTAAAATAATGCCGGTTGCCTTTTTTGGTGACATGTTAAGAAACGCCATTAATGTGCTTGATAAACACAGTGATGTCGCTTCATTTTGGTATATTCTAGAAGTAGGCGAAATTAAATCGTTAGAGATATATTCAGAACAAAAAATTGATTCTTTGAAAGATTTGGCTGGGAAATTAAAACACATTCGTGATAAAGTTTTTTTTCATCATGATAAGAATGGTGTTTTAGATACAAAGAAAATTTGGAAAGAAGCCGACATTGTAGGGAAAGATGTTGGCGAGGCCATTCAATATTTATTTTCTATATTGAAAGAGTTATATGAAAAGGTCATGAAAAAACAATATCACTCCGATCCTGATAATAGCATTGGGGAAGATTTCGTTAAACTATTAAATTTTGCAGCAGAAAATGGTTTTATTGAGGTTCGTTCGGAGAATTTTCGGGGACGTCTTCGAGTCTGTGGGTAGGATTAATCGTTAAATCTAGAGAGAAGAAAAAAACGTCATGGCACAAAAATTCTATGAAAAAGCATCAGTTCAAGTAGCAATAGTTGCGGGTATTTTTTCGTTGCTTTACTGCGGAATAACTATCTGGAACGATCGATCACAATTAAAACAAGACAATCAAAATTATGTTCGAGAATTGATTCAAAAAGACAGTCGCATTGCAAGCTTAGAGCGAGAGATCCAACGATTAGAAATTCAACTCGTACCTTTAAAAATAGTCTCGCTGGAAGGGCAATCTTTTATATTTAATGTTGCTAAGATTTCACAGTTAGGAGATTTGTCATCTTGGCATAATAAGTATGGCGGCCAACGACAAAGCTATGAGGAATTATTATCTTGGGGAAAAAAAGAAAATAGTTCCGAAATAAAGAAAAAGATTTCTGTCGAGACAGAAAGACTAGAAGAAATTTATGACCCACGTATTATGATACCAACCATAGAACAGCCTATTTCTATATGTAAATTTATAACTCAGCCAAATATTCCTGCTTGTGCTTGGGGGCTCGAACCGCCTACAGGTTACGATGCAAAAAATGTATTTCATCATCTGACTGAAAGGATATGGACTGAACGCGCCAGAGCCGCCTGTCTATTAAGGAATATAAGGACATCGCAGTATAAAGATCAAATAGACAAAGAAAAGCTTTTTGACACTCTCGTATCTCTCATGAAAGAAGAAAATGAAAAGAGCTTATTTGTTAGCAAAATGGCTCTAAATACCTATAGCGAATTGACGGGATTTTCACCTTCTGGCGTGTTTGATTTTGATGGCGCGATTAATGATTGGAAAAGCATGGAAAGAAAAAAAGAAATTTTAAAAATAAACTTCTGAAAGTTGGGACGTCCCCTTAATCAGATGGTTGGAATAGGAAATTTTGATGACGCATAAAGAATCCGAAACAATCGAATTCAAAAAATCCACCGCCGAGGTTAAAGTGGGGGATGGCCGGGGAGAGGAGTAAGTGAAAACAATGTCATTGAAATCAATCGGTTTTGGTGAATCGACGACTGTCGAATGGAAGCCATCGCTGTCGCAGATCCATGAGATCATCGAAAGCATAACAGCTTTTGCTAATACCGAGGGTGGACGATTGTTTGTAGGCATATCGAAGACTGGAGAGGGCATAGGTGTTCAGATTGGTAAAGGTACGGTAGAAGGTCTGGTTAATCGTATCGCTCAACATACTGATCCGAAAATCCAGCCGAAGATCACGGTCAAAAAGATTAAAGGCAAACAGGTTATTGTTATTGAAGTCAAACAGTCCAAGGATAGATTGGTCCTGGCCGATGGCCGGCCATATAAGCGTGTGGGGCCTTCGACCCGGCAAATGGGCAAGGATGAATACGAAGGGCTGATCCTGGAGAAACATAAGGGTAAACACTATTTTGATGAGCAGATCTGTGATGGCGCAAAGATCTCGGATGTCAGCAGAGAAAAGCTTTTGGCATTTATTAAAGAAGCTAAACGGGAAAGGGGCTTAAGCATTGCTGAGGGTTTGTCGGTGACGGATATTTTGCGAAAGCTTAAACTCGTAAAGAATGACAAGCTAACCAATGGAGCTATTTTGTTGTTTGGTAAAGACACACAGAATTTCTTTTTACAATCTGAGCTAAAAGCGGTTCGATTTAAGGGCTTAGATGAAACCAGACCCATGCTTGATTTTAAAACGATTGGCGGGGATGCGATCACGCTTCTTAAAAAGGCTGAAGGTTTTATTTATGACCATATCCCGATGAGGGCATGGATACAACCTGGGAAACTACAACGTCAGGAAAAATGGCTGTATCCGGAGGAAGCTATAAGAGAGGCTTTGGCCAATGCTTTGGCGCATAGAGACTACAGTAGTCCGGGCAAGGTTCAGGTGAGGATCTTTGATGATCGCTTGGAGATATGGAATCCGGGGCTTTTACCGCCACCATTAACACTGGAGAAGTTAAAAGGAAAACATGATTCAGTTCCGCGCAATCCGCTTATTGCCAAGGCGTTTTTCTGGATCAAATATGCTGAAGATGTTGGATCGGGGACAAGCAAGATCATTCAGTGGTGTAAGGAGTGGGGATTGCCCGAGCCGACATATGAGGAAGCCGGGGCCAGTTTTGTGACGGTATTTCATAATCCTAAGCCGGAGGATGGTGGTCAGCAAGGGGGCCAGAAACAGGGGCCAGAAACAGGGGCCAGAAAATTACCCCCAAACAAGCTATGGTTTTGGATTTGATCAGGCGGAACCCATTGATATCCCGCCATGATATTGCGAGTAAGCTTGAGATCAATGATTCCGTGGTTCGGAAGCATTTGGACGCATTGAAGGCCAAAGGCGTGCTTAAGAGGGTTGGCCCTGATAAAGGCGGACATTGGGAGGTTGTGGCTTGGAAATAAAGAACTCATTCGGCCTGACCAAGGTCAAGCATGTCATCGCCGTCTCTTCCTGCAAAGGCGGGGTGGGCAAATCCACTGTTGCCGCGGGATTTGCGCGTTCTTTATGCCAACAGGGCTTTAAAACAGGACTTTTGGATGCCGACATCCACGGACCATCCCTTCCAACGCTGTTTAACCTGACCTCCGGCGTTAAGGTCCTTTCCAATGAATTCCGGATGATCGTTCCTGTTGAATCCCAGGGGCTCAAATTGATGTCCTTTGGTTTTTTGCTGGGGGACGCGCCGGCTGTGATGCGCGGGCCCATCGTCACCCGGTATATCCAGCAGATGATGCTTCAGACCGACTGGGGCGAACTGGATTATCTGATCGTTGACATGCCGCCCGGGACAGGGGACGTGCAGTTGACCATCACCCAGTCCGCGCGCCTGACGGGCGCTGTGATCGTCACCACCCGCCAGACCTTGTCGCTGGTGGACGTGGCGCGCGGGATCCTGATGTTTGAGAAGGTGAGCGTTCCCATTTTAGGCATCGTTGATAACATGGCCTATTTTGTCTGCGGATCCTGCCAGACAAAGCATTATCTGTTTGGCGGCGAGCATGCGCTGGAAAAACGTTTCGGCGTCAAGACGCTGGTGGAGATCCCGTTGATCGCGGACCTTGCTCTGGAGTCCTATATGGACCAGGGCGCGCAAGCGATGTTGGACGCGGTCAAGGCACAGGCACAGGCCAAAGAGCAGCTTCCCGAGGTCAGTTTTGACGCAGAGCATATCCATTTGAAATTTGCCGACGGCAGGCAGGTGCAGGTGAAAAATCGCGACCTGCGTTTGAATTGCATGTGCGCTTTATGCGTGAGTGAATTGACCGGACAGAAATTGATCGCCCCTGCGAAAATACGCCCTGACATTGCTCCCAAAGAAATCGTGCCGCTGGGCAATTATGCCTTGAGCATCACATGGAACGACGGCCATTCTTCAGGTATCTATCCCTATTCCATGTTTGAATTATGGGGACACAATACTTAATTCCTGATACTTTAAACGGTTGAATTAAGTATTGTGTCCCCTTAATTCTGTCTGTGATATACTTTCGACATGGCTAAAAATAAAAAATTAAATATCGCCGCCGCTGAAGAGCTGAAGATCCTGCGCACTGTGGCGGACATCGCCTCGTCCGAGCTGGACCTGGCCATCACCCTGCACGAGGTCGTCAAGATCGTTACCGCGATGACCGGGGCGGACTCTGTTTTCATTTATCTTTTTGACGGAAAAAA
This sequence is a window from Candidatus Omnitrophota bacterium. Protein-coding genes within it:
- a CDS encoding Eco57I restriction-modification methylase domain-containing protein gives rise to the protein MSEEFEGVKLFDDKLIFAVNFDKEKQVEDLKEKQNTLSSEYIKLHQDNKLTNIRKEEIKVELKKINNQIKSLNQSGKKAHDDTGLFDVFSNAKKKADELKRLHKEFFETTQKKDDLKKQIEKLEWDLIEATLKEQGKNSELKKLEEFKKTNTKPFFLWKLHFADVFEEKGGFDVVIANPPYIKEDVNRHAFDGLRKSDCYQGKMDIWYLFGSEGLDILRNHGVMTFIATNNWVTNDGASKFRNKIIKYGRIIDFIDFGDYKIFSAGIQTMVFVVLKDNESPEYDLKYAKLLDNNADGTLLTSFLNEPHELLNHRFEKFKVSIRRSSYLEGYIKFIHPTIGRILDRIKSAGCFNLMDHEIFSGIDVMQDFVAKSHLEKLNGKIGVGDGVFVLSEIEKTRIKWSNKELNLIKPYYTTREIARYYANKSNRHWIVYTGADANDKISLYPNIKKHLDKFKKIITSVNKPYGLHRTRDEENFLGQKIFSIRKCAIPSFSLVNFPCYVSRAFLIIKTNRIDFKYLLAILNSKVTVFWLLHKGKLQGNQFQVDKVPLMDIPIVCGQPSNQKPIIDLADKILSLAQDNKQTQDKIKEYERQIDQMVYALYGLTDEEIKIVEESVGK
- a CDS encoding P-loop NTPase, which translates into the protein MEIKNSFGLTKVKHVIAVSSCKGGVGKSTVAAGFARSLCQQGFKTGLLDADIHGPSLPTLFNLTSGVKVLSNEFRMIVPVESQGLKLMSFGFLLGDAPAVMRGPIVTRYIQQMMLQTDWGELDYLIVDMPPGTGDVQLTITQSARLTGAVIVTTRQTLSLVDVARGILMFEKVSVPILGIVDNMAYFVCGSCQTKHYLFGGEHALEKRFGVKTLVEIPLIADLALESYMDQGAQAMLDAVKAQAQAKEQLPEVSFDAEHIHLKFADGRQVQVKNRDLRLNCMCALCVSELTGQKLIAPAKIRPDIAPKEIVPLGNYALSITWNDGHSSGIYPYSMFELWGHNT
- a CDS encoding ATP-binding protein, which translates into the protein MSLKSIGFGESTTVEWKPSLSQIHEIIESITAFANTEGGRLFVGISKTGEGIGVQIGKGTVEGLVNRIAQHTDPKIQPKITVKKIKGKQVIVIEVKQSKDRLVLADGRPYKRVGPSTRQMGKDEYEGLILEKHKGKHYFDEQICDGAKISDVSREKLLAFIKEAKRERGLSIAEGLSVTDILRKLKLVKNDKLTNGAILLFGKDTQNFFLQSELKAVRFKGLDETRPMLDFKTIGGDAITLLKKAEGFIYDHIPMRAWIQPGKLQRQEKWLYPEEAIREALANALAHRDYSSPGKVQVRIFDDRLEIWNPGLLPPPLTLEKLKGKHDSVPRNPLIAKAFFWIKYAEDVGSGTSKIIQWCKEWGLPEPTYEEAGASFVTVFHNPKPEDGGQQGGQKQGPETGARKLPPNKLWFWI